In one Corallococcus sp. EGB genomic region, the following are encoded:
- a CDS encoding Ig-like domain-containing protein, with protein MPHLKHLLLLSCIGLSPACIDVPPIENPPKENPADPDADFTFTAAPVQEQVLPGGTLDCNVQLAWTDTTGGAITWSLMSPPAGIELQASTLPKGETRATLSIRVGTSTAPGPYTLTLQAKSGTVTKQATLTVTVGKPGDLVVNWVVPTPGKAYTRGPLLLQFTVEGGTADNVEILKDTTVLVKPTGNPYSFTWDTTHEAEGTYQLSVRATRGGAVFTSAPRTVIVDRTAPTVASFLPAKDAATVGVHDAIQVTFSEPMNPLSVTEAAVGLKTGTGDAIPKSVALSADGRTLTVTPLSALTAPSTVQVDLTATTSALTDLAGNAATTPLTWSFSVPTWLPVGGALSAVEGKTSAEDVILKMDRNDQPVLAWVESDGLNKNVYVARWTGSTWSMLGTGLSGLAGAGTDAVKPTLTISPQNQPVVAWTEKSGNGREQILFLRQWTGDAWAVLPSAPLTTGSTQYPSSPSLAFDTNGNLFLHVCESSDNNGLVQGFSLPPSGSAWADLHPAQPSTHYHAASISVAASGNNFFTAYSTYDDTTSLRSIAVLPNNGAPLGGITLGAKAYTPSVAVDASLQPWVAWAQSDTAEPNTDGQIYWSRWNGSTWTSPLNISVNSTGNSRPSFALGTGAPHILVWSGVINTERSIFVSQWVGDSWQTLDPQLNALAAQNTPAFSPSVAMNSAAQPFIAWIEADANAASIYTVRINR; from the coding sequence ATGCCCCACCTGAAACACCTGTTGCTGTTGAGCTGCATCGGCCTGAGCCCCGCATGCATTGACGTTCCCCCCATCGAGAACCCGCCCAAGGAGAACCCGGCGGACCCCGATGCGGACTTCACTTTCACGGCGGCACCTGTCCAGGAGCAGGTCCTCCCGGGAGGAACCCTGGATTGCAACGTCCAACTTGCGTGGACGGACACCACCGGTGGAGCCATCACCTGGAGCCTGATGTCCCCGCCCGCGGGCATCGAGCTCCAGGCGTCCACCCTGCCCAAGGGAGAGACGCGCGCGACCCTGAGCATCCGCGTTGGAACGAGCACCGCACCCGGCCCCTACACGCTGACGCTCCAGGCCAAGAGTGGCACGGTCACGAAGCAGGCCACGCTGACGGTGACGGTCGGCAAGCCCGGAGACCTGGTGGTGAACTGGGTCGTGCCCACGCCCGGGAAGGCCTACACGCGAGGCCCACTGCTCCTCCAGTTCACCGTGGAAGGGGGCACGGCAGACAACGTGGAGATCCTGAAGGACACCACGGTGCTCGTGAAGCCCACGGGGAACCCCTATTCGTTCACCTGGGACACCACCCACGAGGCGGAGGGCACGTACCAGCTGTCAGTTCGCGCGACCCGCGGCGGAGCCGTCTTCACCAGTGCGCCCAGGACGGTCATTGTGGACCGGACCGCGCCCACCGTGGCGTCCTTCCTACCGGCCAAGGACGCAGCGACGGTGGGCGTCCATGACGCCATCCAGGTCACCTTCAGTGAACCCATGAACCCGCTCTCCGTGACGGAGGCGGCGGTGGGACTCAAGACGGGGACCGGGGATGCCATCCCGAAGTCCGTGGCGCTTTCTGCTGACGGCAGGACGCTGACCGTGACGCCGCTGAGCGCGCTGACCGCGCCCAGCACGGTTCAGGTCGACCTCACCGCCACCACAAGTGCTCTGACGGATCTAGCGGGGAACGCAGCGACGACTCCTCTAACCTGGTCCTTCTCAGTCCCCACCTGGCTCCCCGTTGGTGGAGCTCTCAGCGCCGTTGAAGGAAAGACCTCAGCGGAAGACGTCATATTGAAGATGGATCGAAACGATCAGCCCGTACTCGCATGGGTGGAATCAGACGGGTTGAACAAGAATGTCTATGTGGCCCGATGGACGGGTTCGACATGGTCCATGCTGGGCACTGGCTTGAGTGGATTGGCAGGAGCTGGAACCGATGCCGTAAAGCCCACCCTGACAATTTCTCCCCAGAACCAGCCTGTCGTCGCATGGACAGAGAAGTCCGGAAACGGGCGAGAGCAAATCCTCTTCCTCCGTCAGTGGACAGGAGACGCCTGGGCCGTGCTTCCATCAGCACCCCTTACGACAGGCAGCACGCAATACCCATCCAGTCCATCACTGGCCTTTGACACCAATGGAAACCTGTTCCTTCACGTCTGTGAGTCTTCCGACAACAACGGACTCGTTCAAGGCTTTTCGCTCCCACCGTCTGGTTCAGCATGGGCGGATCTCCATCCGGCACAACCGAGCACTCACTACCATGCCGCGTCGATTTCCGTTGCAGCGTCCGGAAACAACTTCTTCACCGCATACTCCACCTACGACGACACCACGAGCTTACGCTCCATCGCCGTCCTTCCAAACAATGGAGCCCCGTTGGGAGGAATAACTCTTGGAGCCAAGGCGTACACTCCATCGGTGGCCGTGGATGCATCTCTGCAGCCTTGGGTCGCGTGGGCTCAGAGCGATACGGCTGAACCCAACACAGATGGTCAGATCTATTGGTCGCGTTGGAATGGAAGCACCTGGACCTCTCCACTGAATATCAGCGTCAACTCAACGGGCAACAGTCGTCCGAGCTTCGCCCTTGGCACTGGCGCCCCCCACATTCTTGTCTGGAGTGGCGTAATCAATACCGAGCGGAGCATCTTCGTCAGTCAGTGGGTCGGCGACTCCTGGCAGACGCTTGACCCTCAGTTGAATGCTCTGGCGGCGCAAAACACCCCTGCCTTCAGTCCATCCGTGGCCATGAACTCAGCGGCCCAGCCGTTCATTGCCTGGATTGAAGCAGATGCCAACGCAGCAAGCATTTACACTGTTCGAATCAACCGCTAA
- the ffh gene encoding signal recognition particle protein: MLETVTKGFRAAKNRLAGKSELTPELVDESLRDIRVSLLEADVAFDVVKKFVARVREKAVGEVVQTSVTDAAGQKRKVSAMDHFIKICHDELEALMGPVDTSLHLKPKGQLSGIMMVGLQGSGKTTTTGKLASRLLAEGRKPLLVAADIYRPAAVDQLKVLGERLKVPVYHEPGVQPPELAKRGYAAAREQKCDVVLIDTAGRLAIDETLMTELEAIKSNVQPDTILLVCDAMIGQDSVRTAAEFDRRLTLDGFILTKLDGDARGGAALSIKEVTGKPIKFLGMGESMDKLEEFRPEGLAGRILGFGDIVGLMKDFEKVVDEKKAEDDARKLLSGQFSMKDFVEQIRMVRKMGPLKDLLEKFPLFGDLTEHLNPDEKELTKIEAMYDSMTQKERLRPDIINASRINRISKGSGRKPEEVRELLQKFGMMQQVMGTIGQNPGLLGRIPGFKQLGQLSQMKNMDLGSMLGKDPKALEKAMAGMGGMGGMPMQLPQIAPGYTPPMGQAAMAKARLMGYAPPSVSKPDDRDAIKERRKKEKENKKKNRKKK; encoded by the coding sequence ATGCTTGAGACCGTCACCAAGGGCTTCCGGGCCGCCAAGAACCGCCTCGCCGGCAAGAGCGAACTCACCCCCGAGCTGGTGGACGAGTCGCTGCGAGACATCCGCGTCTCCCTGCTGGAGGCCGACGTCGCCTTCGACGTGGTGAAGAAGTTCGTCGCCCGCGTCCGCGAGAAGGCCGTGGGCGAGGTCGTGCAGACGTCCGTCACGGATGCAGCGGGCCAGAAGCGCAAGGTCAGCGCGATGGACCACTTCATCAAGATCTGCCACGACGAGCTGGAGGCCCTGATGGGCCCGGTGGACACGAGCCTCCACCTGAAGCCCAAGGGCCAGCTGTCCGGCATCATGATGGTGGGCCTCCAGGGCTCCGGTAAGACGACGACCACGGGCAAGCTCGCCAGCCGGCTCCTCGCGGAAGGGCGCAAGCCGCTGCTGGTCGCGGCGGACATCTACCGCCCGGCCGCCGTGGATCAGCTCAAGGTCCTGGGCGAGCGGCTGAAGGTCCCCGTCTACCACGAACCCGGCGTGCAGCCGCCCGAGCTGGCGAAGCGGGGCTATGCGGCCGCGCGCGAGCAGAAGTGCGACGTGGTGCTCATCGACACGGCGGGCCGGCTCGCCATCGACGAGACGCTGATGACGGAGCTGGAGGCCATCAAGTCCAACGTGCAGCCGGACACCATCCTGCTGGTGTGCGACGCGATGATCGGCCAGGACTCGGTGCGCACGGCGGCCGAGTTCGACCGGCGTCTGACGCTGGACGGCTTCATCCTGACGAAGCTGGACGGTGATGCGCGCGGCGGCGCGGCGCTGTCCATCAAGGAAGTGACGGGCAAGCCCATCAAGTTCCTCGGCATGGGCGAGTCGATGGACAAGCTGGAGGAGTTCCGTCCGGAGGGCCTCGCGGGCCGCATCCTGGGCTTCGGCGACATCGTCGGCCTGATGAAGGACTTCGAGAAGGTCGTCGACGAGAAGAAGGCCGAGGACGACGCGCGCAAGCTGCTCTCCGGCCAGTTCTCGATGAAGGACTTCGTCGAGCAGATCCGCATGGTCCGCAAGATGGGCCCGCTGAAGGACCTGCTGGAGAAGTTCCCCCTCTTCGGCGACCTCACCGAGCACCTGAACCCGGACGAGAAGGAGCTCACGAAGATCGAGGCGATGTACGACTCGATGACGCAGAAGGAGCGCCTGCGTCCGGACATCATCAACGCCAGCCGCATCAACCGCATCTCCAAGGGCAGTGGCCGCAAGCCGGAGGAGGTGCGCGAGCTCTTGCAGAAGTTCGGGATGATGCAGCAGGTGATGGGCACCATCGGCCAGAACCCGGGCCTGTTGGGTCGCATCCCCGGCTTCAAGCAGTTGGGGCAGCTGAGCCAGATGAAGAACATGGACCTGGGCAGCATGCTGGGGAAGGACCCGAAGGCGCTGGAGAAGGCCATGGCGGGGATGGGAGGCATGGGGGGCATGCCCATGCAGCTGCCGCAGATTGCCCCGGGCTACACGCCGCCCATGGGCCAGGCCGCGATGGCCAAGGCCCGCCTGATGGGCTACGCGCCCCCGTCCGTGAGCAAGCCGGACGACCGCGACGCCATCAAGGAGCGGCGCAAGAAGGAGAAGGAGAACAAGAAGAAGAACCGCAAGAAGAAGTAG